Part of the Roseomonas sp. OT10 genome, CCGAGATAAGGCTTTTCGATGGCGGTGTGAACAGTTTCGCCTGGGCAGAGGGCGCCGGCCGCGGAAATCTCCCGGCACGGGCGTGGCCAGGGCCACCCGGCGCCCCCCCCCCGATGCCCCCCCTGACGGAGCGAGACCATGACGGAACCCGCCCCCTACGAGATGCCGGCCTACGTGATCGACCGCGTGATGAAGAAGCGCGGCCGGCTGCGGGTCTTCGAGAGCTTCGAGCCGGCGCGTTCCGCCCTCGTCGTGGTGGACATGCAGGCCTTCTACGTGACGGACGTGCCGCCCGCCGTCGCCATCATCCCCAACATCAACCGCCTTGCCCGCGCCTTCCGCGAGCGCGGCGGCACCGTGGCCTGGGTGAAGATGACGGCCGGGCGGAACGGGGAGAGCCTGTGGCCCCTCTACCACGACTACTTCTTCACCCCGGCCAATGCCGCCCGGCACCGCGACAACCTCACCCCCGGCACGCCGGGGCACGAGTTGCACCCCGATCTGGAACCGCTGCCCGGGGATATCGTGGCGGAGAAGTCGCGCTTCAGCGCCTTCCTGCCGGGCAAGTCGGACCTGCCGGAGAAGCTGGCCGCGCGCGGCATCACCAGCGTCGCGATCACCGGCATGCTGACCAACTTCTGCTGCGAAACCTCGGCACGGGATGCGATGATGCTGGACTACCACGTCGCCATGGTCTCCGACGCCAATGCCGCGCGCTACGACGAGGACCACAACGTCGGCTTCACCACCGTCTTCCAGAGCTTCGGCGACGTGGTGACCACGGAGGAGATGATCGGCCTGCTGCACGGCGCGGAGGGCGGGGCCGGGGCGGCGCGGCGATAAGGCTTTTCGATGCCGCCTTTCCGGTTTTGCACCAGCCAGCCCGACGGGCTTGCCCGAAGATCGCCTCGGGGGGGAAGGTAGCAGTGGATCGCCAGCAACGCCCCGCCGGGTAGGCGGGGGACAGGTTCAGGAGGACATCGCCCCATGGCCAGGATCATCGGCGGGATCGGCACCTCGCACGTGCCCACGATTGGCGTGGCCTACGACAAGGGAAAGCAGGACGTCCCGGACTGGGCGCCGCTGTTCCGGGGCTACGAGCCCGCCCAGCGCTGGCTGGCGGAGAAGAAGCCCGACGTCCTGGTGTTCTTCTACAACGACCACCTGAACGCCTTCTTCTACGACCTCTACCCCACCTTCGCGATCGGCGTGGCGCCCAGCTACGACGTGGCGGACGAGGGCGCGGGCCGGCGGCCCCTGCCGCTGCTGCCAGGCCACCCCGGCCTGTCCACGCATATCGCCGAGTGCCTGGTGAACGAGGAGTTCGATCCGGCCGTCTTCCAGGACCGCCCGCTGGATCACGGTGTCTTCTCGCCCCTGCCGCTGCTCTGGCCGCACAAGGAGGGCTGGCCGGGCGCGGTGGTGCCGATCGAGGTGAACGTCGTGCAGTACCCGCTGCCGACGCCGATGCGCTGCTTCAAGCTGGGCCAGGCACTGCGCCGGGCCATCGAATCCTACCCCGAGGACCTCTCCGTGGTGGTGGTCGGCACCGGGGGCCTGTCGCACCAGATCCATGGCGAGCGCACCGGCTACAACGACACCGAATGGGACATGCGCTTCATCGACCTGATCGAGAAGGATCCTATGACGCTCGCCCGGATGCGGCACGTCGACTACATCCGCCTCGGCGGCGCCGAGAGCGTCGAGGTCATCATGTGGCTGGCGATGCGCGGCGCGCTGAGCGACGACATCGAGAAGGTCCACCAGAACTACTACCTGGCCACCACCACCGCCATGACGGTGCTGGTCTTCGAGGAGCGGGGCGACGCCCCGGCGGTGGTCCCGCACGCGTCGGGCAACCCGCAGCTGACCGGCATCCAGGACATCGAGGGCACCTATGCCTTCGACATTCCCACGGGGCGGGAGCGGCTGCGGCTGAACCGCTTCTTCTGGAACATGAAGGACCCCGGCTTCCGGGACGCCTTCCGCGCCGACGAGCGCGGCGCCTGCGCCGCGGCCGGTCTGACGCCGGAGGAGACGGAGCTGGTGCTGCGGCGCGACTGGCTGGGCCTCGTGCAGAACGGCGCCAACTTCTTCGTGCTGGAGAAGTTCGCCCGCCTCGTCGGCCGCTCGAACCTGGAGGTCTACGCGGATATGCGCGGCGAGAGCTTCGAGGAATTCCTGGCGACGCGGCAGGTGCCCGGCGCCCGCTGACCAGCCGTTTCGATGAGAGGAGCAAGCGACATGTCGTCTTCCAGCCTGCCTGCGGCGCCAACGGGACGGCGCGCCCTCCTCCTCGGCGCGGCGGGGGCGGCGACCCTGCCGCTGCCGCGCCCCGCCCTGGCGCAGGAGCGGAAGTTCGTCCTCGGCGTGGTCCTGCCCCTCTCCGGCCCCTTCGCCGACCAGGGCCGGCACTACGATGACGGCATCAAGCTGTTCCAGAAGCTCCACGGCACCAAGGTCGGCAACCTGACGGTGGAGACGGTGGTCCGGGACGACCAGGGACCGGGGTCCGGCGACCTCGCCCGACGGCTGACGCAGGAGTTGATCCAGCGCAGCCGGGCGGAGGCGATCCTGGGCTACAGCTTTACCCCCAACGCCATGGCCGCCGCCAGCCTGCTGACCGAGGCGAAGCGGCCCGGCATCATCGTCAATGCCGCGACCTCCGTCCTGACCGAACGGTCGCCCTACTTCAGCCGCGTGTCGCTGACCCTGCCGCAGCTCGCCGCCACGCTCGGCAACTGGGCGGCGAAGAAGGGGCTGAAGAGCGTCTATACCATCGTCTCCGACTACGCGCCCGGCCTCGATGCCGAGACCTGGTTCACCCGCGCCTTCGAGGCGGCCGGCGGCAAGGTGATCGGCGGCGCGCGCACGCCGGTGACGGCCATGGAGTACTCCCCCTTCCTGCAGCGCGCGATGGAGGCGAAGCCGGATGGCGTCTTCGGGTTCAATCCCGGCGGCGACGTCTCCGTCGCCTTCATGAAGCAGACGCGGGAGCGCGGCCTCACCCAGTCCGGCATCAAGCTGATGGTGACGGGGGACGTGGTGGACGACAACCTGCTGCCGGCCATGGGCGATGCGCTGGAAGGCGTCATCTCCGCGCTGAACTACCAGGTGGAGCTGGACAACCCCGCCAACCGGCGCTTCCTCGCCGGCCTGCGCGAGATGTCGGGCCCCGACGTCACGCCCAGCTACCGCACGGTCCAGAGCTATGACGGCATGGCGCTGATCTACCACGCCCTGCAGCAGACCGGCGGCAAGACGGATGCGGACTCCCTGATGGGGGCGATCCGCGGCGCGCGGATCGACAGCCCCCGCGGTCCCTTCACCATCGACCCCGCCACCCGCGACATCGTGCAGAACATCTACATCCGCGAGGGACGCAAGGTGGACGACCGCTGGGCCAACATCGCCATCGAGACCTTCGAGGCGGTGAAGGACCCAGCCAAGTAAGGCATGTCGGGTTTGCTCACCGTCCTGGCCGACGGCATCGCCTATGGCATGCTGCTCTTCCTCTTCTCCATCGGCCTGTCGGTGACGCTCGGCCTGATGCGCTTCATCAACCTCGCCCATGGCGCCTTCGCCATGTGCGGGGGCTATGTCGCGGTGATGCTGCTCAACGGGCTGGGCATCCCCTTCCTGCTCACCCTTCCCCTGGCGGCGCTGGCCACCGCGGCGATCGGCCTCGTGCTGGAACGCTCCGTGATCCGGTACGTCTACCCCATGCCGGAACTGCAGCAGGTGCTTTTCTCCATCGGCCTCGCCTTCGCCGCCGGGGCGGTGGCGAACATCCTGTTCGGGCCGCAGCAGCAGCCCATCCTGCTGCCCGGCTGGCTGACCGACCGGGTGGAGGTGGCGGGCATCGCCATCACCGGCTACCGCCTCTTCGTGCTGCTGCTCGGCCTGCTCGCGGCCGGGTCGCTGGCGGCGCTGTTCGGGCTGACCCTGTTCGGGGCGCGGGTCCGCGCGGCGGTGGACAACCGCCGCGCGGCGGAGGGCGTGGGCATCGACGTGGACCGGCTCTTCGCCACCACCTTCGCCCTGGGGGCGGGCTTCGCCGGGCTGGGCGGGGCGCTGGGGGTGGGCTTCCTCGGCCTCGATCCCACCTTCCCGTTCAAGTACCTGGTGATCGTGCTGATGGTCGTCGCGATCGGCGGGCCCGGCTCGATCCTCGGCTCCTTCGTCGCCGCCGTCGGCCTGGGCGCCGTCGACGCGCTGTTCAAGTACCTGGTGCCGGAGCTGGGCGGCTTCGTGATCTACGGCCTGCTGGTGCTGATGATGCTGCTCTTCCCACGCGGCCTCGCGGGGCGGCCGGCATGAGGGCGATCCGCCCCCCCGTGGGGCTCGCGCTGCTGGCCATGGCGCTCGCGGCCTACTTCCTGTTCCCCGACTACCTGACCCTGATGGCCAGCCTCTTCATCCTGGTCATCTTCGCCCTGTCCTACGACCTGCTGCAGGGCCATGCCGGCGTCGTCTCCCTGGGCCATGCGGTGTTCTTCGGGATCGGCGCCTACACCACCGCCATCCTCGGCGGGCGCGGCCTGACCGAGCCGGTGCTGGGCCTGCTGGCCGCGCTGCTGGTCAGCGGCGCCATCGCCCTGGCCCTGACGCGCCTGGTGGTGGTGGGCAACGACCTGACGCGGCTGCTGGTGACGCTGGGCATCGGCTTCCTGTTCCACGAGGCCGCCAACCAGGCGCGCGGCCTCACCGGCGGGGCCGACGGGCTCTCGGACTTCTCCATGGGGCCCGTGCTCGGGCTGTTCCGCTTCGACTTCATGGGCGAGACGGCCTTCTTCTACACCCTGGCCGTGCTGGCCCTGGTCTATGCCTTCCTCTGGCGCCTCACCGCCTCGCCCTTCGGCCTCGCGCTGCGCGGCATCCGCGAGAACGTGCGGCGGATGCCGGCCATCGGTGCGCCGGTCGGGCGGCACCTCGCCACCGCCTACACCATCTCGGGCGGCATCGCCGGCCTCGCCGGGGCCCTGCTGGCGCAGACCAGCAGCTTCGCCTCGCTGGACATGCTTGGCTTCGAGCGCTCGGCGGAGGTCGTGATGATGGCGACGCTGGGCGGCACCGGCAGCCTGCCCGGCGTGGTGGTGGGCGCCGCCGGCT contains:
- a CDS encoding ABC transporter substrate-binding protein; its protein translation is MSSSSLPAAPTGRRALLLGAAGAATLPLPRPALAQERKFVLGVVLPLSGPFADQGRHYDDGIKLFQKLHGTKVGNLTVETVVRDDQGPGSGDLARRLTQELIQRSRAEAILGYSFTPNAMAAASLLTEAKRPGIIVNAATSVLTERSPYFSRVSLTLPQLAATLGNWAAKKGLKSVYTIVSDYAPGLDAETWFTRAFEAAGGKVIGGARTPVTAMEYSPFLQRAMEAKPDGVFGFNPGGDVSVAFMKQTRERGLTQSGIKLMVTGDVVDDNLLPAMGDALEGVISALNYQVELDNPANRRFLAGLREMSGPDVTPSYRTVQSYDGMALIYHALQQTGGKTDADSLMGAIRGARIDSPRGPFTIDPATRDIVQNIYIREGRKVDDRWANIAIETFEAVKDPAK
- a CDS encoding gallate dioxygenase, translated to MARIIGGIGTSHVPTIGVAYDKGKQDVPDWAPLFRGYEPAQRWLAEKKPDVLVFFYNDHLNAFFYDLYPTFAIGVAPSYDVADEGAGRRPLPLLPGHPGLSTHIAECLVNEEFDPAVFQDRPLDHGVFSPLPLLWPHKEGWPGAVVPIEVNVVQYPLPTPMRCFKLGQALRRAIESYPEDLSVVVVGTGGLSHQIHGERTGYNDTEWDMRFIDLIEKDPMTLARMRHVDYIRLGGAESVEVIMWLAMRGALSDDIEKVHQNYYLATTTAMTVLVFEERGDAPAVVPHASGNPQLTGIQDIEGTYAFDIPTGRERLRLNRFFWNMKDPGFRDAFRADERGACAAAGLTPEETELVLRRDWLGLVQNGANFFVLEKFARLVGRSNLEVYADMRGESFEEFLATRQVPGAR
- a CDS encoding branched-chain amino acid ABC transporter permease — its product is MSGLLTVLADGIAYGMLLFLFSIGLSVTLGLMRFINLAHGAFAMCGGYVAVMLLNGLGIPFLLTLPLAALATAAIGLVLERSVIRYVYPMPELQQVLFSIGLAFAAGAVANILFGPQQQPILLPGWLTDRVEVAGIAITGYRLFVLLLGLLAAGSLAALFGLTLFGARVRAAVDNRRAAEGVGIDVDRLFATTFALGAGFAGLGGALGVGFLGLDPTFPFKYLVIVLMVVAIGGPGSILGSFVAAVGLGAVDALFKYLVPELGGFVIYGLLVLMMLLFPRGLAGRPA
- a CDS encoding branched-chain amino acid ABC transporter permease produces the protein MRAIRPPVGLALLAMALAAYFLFPDYLTLMASLFILVIFALSYDLLQGHAGVVSLGHAVFFGIGAYTTAILGGRGLTEPVLGLLAALLVSGAIALALTRLVVVGNDLTRLLVTLGIGFLFHEAANQARGLTGGADGLSDFSMGPVLGLFRFDFMGETAFFYTLAVLALVYAFLWRLTASPFGLALRGIRENVRRMPAIGAPVGRHLATAYTISGGIAGLAGALLAQTSSFASLDMLGFERSAEVVMMATLGGTGSLPGVVVGAAGFGYLKDALSAMSPRYWHLGIGIVLMLSVFLLRGGIAGAATALLRRLRGRA
- a CDS encoding isochorismatase family protein translates to MTEPAPYEMPAYVIDRVMKKRGRLRVFESFEPARSALVVVDMQAFYVTDVPPAVAIIPNINRLARAFRERGGTVAWVKMTAGRNGESLWPLYHDYFFTPANAARHRDNLTPGTPGHELHPDLEPLPGDIVAEKSRFSAFLPGKSDLPEKLAARGITSVAITGMLTNFCCETSARDAMMLDYHVAMVSDANAARYDEDHNVGFTTVFQSFGDVVTTEEMIGLLHGAEGGAGAARR